GACGCGTCTGGCCTCCCCCTCCGTCATCGGCCTTCGGCCGCTGCCACCTCCCCCGAAGGGGGAGGGGACGAGCTCAGCTCTACGCGTACCCCGTCTCCACCCTTTCCCTGACCCGCTCCCGGGTCTCCTCGTCGCAGAACGCTGCCTCGACCGCGTTGACGGTGATGGCCCGTAGGTCGTCGCGGGCGAACCCCTGGTGCTCCAAGGCGAGGGTGAACTCTCGAGTCATCGACGTGGCGCTCATCAGCCGGTTGTCGGTGTTGATCGTCGTGGTAAATCCGGCTCGGTAGAGCAGACCGATCGGGTGATCGGCGGCCGTCGGGTAGATCCCGGTGTCCAGGTTCGAGTAGGGGCACAGTTCGAGGGCGATGCCGCGGTCGCGGACCTCGGTCGCTACCGGCCCCAGGTCGACGATCTCGCCGTCTTCAACCGTGGTGTCTTCGATGATGCGGGCGCCGTGCCCGATCCGCTCGGCGCCCTGTTCGAGCGCCGCTCTGATGCTGTCGACGCCATCACCTTCTCCGGCGTGGATGGTGATGCGCAGGCCCTCAATGCGAGCGAGCTCGATGGCCTCGGCGTGGAGCGACGGGGGGTATCCCGCCTCGGGCCCGGCCAGGTCGAAGCCGACCACGCCCTTTCCGGCAAAGGCGACGGCGGCTTCAGCAACTTCGACCGAGTCGTCTTGCTGTCGGAGCGCGTCGACCAGGATGCGAACCGGCAGCCCGGTGTCGGCCTCGGCTCGGGAGAACCCGTCGATCGCTGCCGCCAGCACGTCGACTCGTGACATACCGCGTTCGAGGTGGAGGCTGGGCGCAAATCTGATCTCGGCATACACCACCGCTTCGGCGGCCAGATCCTCCGCAGCTTCGTAGGCGACCCGCGCAACCGCCTCGGGTGTCTGCATGACGCCGAAGGTGTGGGCGAAAGCATCCAGATACCGCTCCAGGGAGAACGAGCCGTCCTGATGGAACCAGCGGGCCAGAGATGCAGCGTCGTCGAAGGGGAGGCGGTCGTAACCAGCGTCGCTGGCGAGGTCGAGGACGGTCTGCGGCCGCAGACCGCCATCGAGGTGATCGTGCAGCAGGACCTTCGGCAGCGATCGGACTTCTTCGGGTTTCATGCCCTCCAGGCTACCCAGCGGGTTCCGAGCTGAGCCACCAGCGCCGTTCGACGATCTCCTCGTCGTGCAGGGTCGTCGCCATGACCTCGCCGGGCACGAATCCGAGGGCCTCGAGAAATCGCTCGCCGTCGATGTTGCCCAGCACCACATCCGCTCGGACCGGCCGTTCCGGCTCGGTGACCCTGGCCACTTCGACGAGGGCGCGTCCGACGCCGTGTCGCCGGAACCGGGGCTCGGTGGTCACATCGCCGACGATGGTCGCTACCTCTGAACTGCCGGCGTCGACAAACCCGACGACCTGCTCCTCCCACTCGGCGACGCGCAGCCCACCGGCGAGGAGACGGCGCCTCAGGGCGGCAGGGGAGTAGGACGCTTCGAGGAATCGGCCGACCGTCTCCGGCTTGAGGAGCCCGGCGTAACTGTCCCAATAGGCGGCGTCGGCGACTCTCCGCACCGCAACCAGGTCGTCACGAGTGGCCGGACGGACTCGCATGTCGCCGAACCTACTCCTCGGCCCGAGGTGCGTGCCGGCCCACGGCCGTAGACTCCCGGGTATGGCATCCAAGGCACGGCGACGACTGTTGTTCACGTTCGCTGCGGTCATCGTGGTGGCCGCCGGCTACGCCGTACTGCGGCGATGGCTCGAAAAGGCGAACATCCGAGAGGCATCCCTCGACGAAGCACCCACCGTCACGATGGGGGAGCGCGAGGCAGCCTGGGCGGCCGCAGCCGCCATCCGGCTGGCCGAGCGCCGCCGCGTCGAAGTCGGCGAGGCCGGTGTCGGCGTGGCCGCGGCCGAGGCCCACGCCGACGACCTCGAGGGGCAACTCGACCGAGCGCGCCGTCTGCTCGCCGAACACACCGCGACGTCCAACGAGAACCACCGGCTGCGCGGCGCCGTGCAGGCTTTGACCGATGCGCTGACGGCGATGCCGCGGGGTCCCGCGACCGATCCACCGGATCCCGGACTTGTCGACGCCCTCCAGGGCGAGATCGACGGGCTGCGTGATGAGCTCGCCGCCATGGAACTTCAGATCAAGGAGCTCTCCGAGGACCGTGACCGCATCGTCGAAGAAGCAGACCGGCTCCGCACGGCGCTCGAGGCCGCGGGGGATACGACCGACCCGGATCGGTTGGGCCGACTTCGTACCGAACTCCTCCACGTCCGACGATCGCTGGACATCGAGCGGCAACGCAATCTGAGACTGGGGCGTCGCCGACGAGACCTCTGACTAGTCGCTGGCGGATGGCCGATAGGTGGCCAGGAGTTGGAGCACGCCCGCCATGATGCCGGCCAGGGCGATCGTCAGCCCCGCAGTGCCCGACAGCCGCTCGGTGAGGCCCAGCGCGTCATCGACGCTGTATCGGCCCGGACCGAGGTAGGCGACGACGCCGGCGATCACCGACAGAGTGAGCACGTACTCGTAACCCTCGTCGGGCCTGGCCGACACGAAGAACCCGGCGCTCCGATGCACCGTCCAGAACGCCACGAACATCATCGCGATG
This window of the Acidimicrobiia bacterium genome carries:
- a CDS encoding adenosine deaminase; this encodes MKPEEVRSLPKVLLHDHLDGGLRPQTVLDLASDAGYDRLPFDDAASLARWFHQDGSFSLERYLDAFAHTFGVMQTPEAVARVAYEAAEDLAAEAVVYAEIRFAPSLHLERGMSRVDVLAAAIDGFSRAEADTGLPVRILVDALRQQDDSVEVAEAAVAFAGKGVVGFDLAGPEAGYPPSLHAEAIELARIEGLRITIHAGEGDGVDSIRAALEQGAERIGHGARIIEDTTVEDGEIVDLGPVATEVRDRGIALELCPYSNLDTGIYPTAADHPIGLLYRAGFTTTINTDNRLMSATSMTREFTLALEHQGFARDDLRAITVNAVEAAFCDEETRERVRERVETGYA
- a CDS encoding GNAT family N-acetyltransferase; this encodes MRVRPATRDDLVAVRRVADAAYWDSYAGLLKPETVGRFLEASYSPAALRRRLLAGGLRVAEWEEQVVGFVDAGSSEVATIVGDVTTEPRFRRHGVGRALVEVARVTEPERPVRADVVLGNIDGERFLEALGFVPGEVMATTLHDEEIVERRWWLSSEPAG
- a CDS encoding DoxX family protein, which translates into the protein MPEYDLVMLVLRFLLGGVFLAHGVKHVINRDKTIRWTASIGLRYSTMQWFLMAFAEIGIGISFLAGFLTSIGAAVLIAMMFVAFWTVHRSAGFFVSARPDEGYEYVLTLSVIAGVVAYLGPGRYSVDDALGLTERLSGTAGLTIALAGIMAGVLQLLATYRPSASD